A region of Thioalbus denitrificans DNA encodes the following proteins:
- the iscR gene encoding Fe-S cluster assembly transcriptional regulator IscR, producing MRLTTKGRYAVTAMLDLAIHYQEGPITLADISQRQGISLSYLEQLFSRLRKQGLVNSTRGPGGGYRLSREAGEIAVADVIQAVDEKIDATRCSGQGNCQEGRACLTHHLWMDLSDQILEFLQGITLGELVTRREAIESEHQHGASEKSISAGALNA from the coding sequence ATGAGGCTGACCACGAAAGGGCGCTACGCCGTCACCGCGATGCTGGACCTGGCCATCCACTACCAGGAAGGGCCCATCACCCTGGCAGACATCTCCCAGCGGCAGGGCATCTCGCTGTCCTACCTCGAGCAGCTGTTCTCCCGCCTGCGCAAGCAGGGGCTGGTGAACAGCACCCGCGGTCCGGGCGGCGGCTACCGGCTGAGCCGCGAGGCCGGCGAGATCGCCGTCGCCGACGTGATCCAGGCGGTGGACGAGAAGATCGACGCCACCCGCTGCAGCGGCCAGGGCAACTGCCAGGAGGGCCGGGCCTGCCTGACCCACCACCTGTGGATGGACCTCAGCGACCAGATCCTGGAGTTTCTGCAGGGCATCACCCTGGGCGAGCTGGTTACGCGGCGCGAAGCCATCGAGAGCGAGCATCAGCACGGTGCCAGCGAGAAGAGCATCAGCGCCGGGGCGCTCAACGCCTGA